One genomic region from Esox lucius isolate fEsoLuc1 chromosome 24, fEsoLuc1.pri, whole genome shotgun sequence encodes:
- the LOC105020612 gene encoding uncharacterized protein LOC105020612 gives MFTLCLVLVLLFKACHPVTFLYARLGDSVTLQCFDPGKGSKILWYKQTAGQKPELISTIFKLADGVTFHNNFKENPRFTVPGGKGTIHLRISNIQPSDSAMYYCGGIDLYSLEFTTGIFLILTGSSKTVIQQPVSDSVHPGDSVTLNCTINTGTCEGEHSVYWFRHDSGESPPGIIHTNGDRSGQCIKSPESGSPTQSCVYNLPKRNLSLSDTGTYYCAVASCGEILFGNGTKLDVGGCKGDPLLLMYCLVTALVLCVILIIVLTSVLYKISRSCGMHPQPSAPADPSHNQDQEVDTLHYAALNVSHKKHKVHRERNVMDRDTVYSGVTFQSMD, from the exons ATGTTCACATTGTGTCTTGTCCTGGTTCTCCTTTTTAAAGCCT GTCATCCAGTTACTTTTCTTTACGCTCGTCTTGGAGATAGCGTGACTCTGCAATGCTTTGATCCAGGCAAAGGTTCCAAAATTTTATGGTACAAACAAACTGCAGGACAGAAGCCTGAACTTATTTCCACTATTTTCAAGCTAGCTGATGGAGTaacatttcacaataatttcaAGGAAAACCCTCGGTTTACAGTTCCTGGTGGGAAAGGTACGATCCACCTTAGGATCTCAAACATCCAGCCGTCTGATTCAGCCATGTATTACTGTGGGGGAATTGATTTATATTCATTGGAATTTACAACTGGAATATTTCTCATTCTCACAG GATCCAGCAAGACTGTTATTCAACAGCCTGTGTCTGACTCAGTCCATCCAGGCGACTCTGTGACTCTGAACTGTACAATAAACACTGGGACCTGTGAAGGAGAACACAGTGTCTATTGGTTCAGACATGACTCAGGAGAATCTCCTCCAGGAATCATTCATACCAATGGAGACAGGAGTGGTCAGTGTATAAAGAGCCCTGAGTCTGGGTCTCctacacagagctgtgtctacAACCTCCCCAAGAGGAACCTCAGCCTCTCTGATACTGGGACTTACTACTGTGCTGTGGCCTCATGTGGAGAGATACTGTTTGGGAATGGAACCAAGCTGGATGTTGGAG GCTGTAAGGGGGACCCTCTTCTGCTGATGTACTGCCTGGTGACAGCACTGGTTCTGTGTGTCATCCTCATCATTGTTCTTACTTCAGTTCTATACAAGATCAGCAGGTCCTGTG GGATGCACCCTCAACCAAGTGCTCCAGCAGACCCCAGTCATAATCAG GATCAAGAGGTTGACACTCTCCATTACGCCGCTTTGAATGTTTCCCACAAAAAGCACAAGGTTCATAGGGAGAGGAATGTcatggacagagacactgtCTACTCTGGAGTAACATTCCAAAGCATGGACTGA
- the LOC109615019 gene encoding uncharacterized protein LOC109615019 → MMQFWTIFWLNTILGCALTTDVIQPDSVIVTRVGRSVSLTCFCPSNMMNSVLWFKQTVGQKPLLMASSSHYSQETFYFNNFTKDFSGTKRLSVMRGENSFNLTISKTEPGDSATFYCGALYINRITFASGTVLIVKGSESKSKSVLQQPVSESVQPGDSVTLNCTINTGTCEGEHSVYWFRHDSGESPPGIIYTNGDRSGQCMKSPESWSPTQSCVYNLPKRNLSLSDTGTYYCAVASCGEILFGNGTKLDIQDPLGNQVNSLLFIVISFLTTAVILSVIINVIFCMRMKRSQCEHCAGTVDYILYENEEVTM, encoded by the exons ATGATGCAGTTTTGGACTATCTTCTGGCTTAACACCATTTTGG GTTGTGCACTAACTACGGATGTTATCCAACCAGACTCTGTGATAGTTACACGTGTAGGACGTAGTGTTTCTCTCACTTGCTTTTGTCCATCTAATATGATGAACAGTGTTCTTTGGTTTAAACAAACTGTCGGACAGAAGCCTCTTCTCATGGCTTCATCATCTCATTACTCCCAAGAGACGTTTTACTTCAACAACTTTACCAAGGACTTTAGTGGGACTAAACGTTTAAGTGTGATGCGAGGAGAGAACAGCTTTAACCTGACCATCTCCAAGACTGAACCAGGGGACTCAGCTACATTCTACTGTGGTGCTTTGTACATCAACAGAATAACATTTGCGTCAGGAACTGTCCTAATTGTCAAAg GTTCAGAATCCAAAAGCAAGTCTGTGCTTCAGCAACCGGTTTCTGAGTCAGTTCAGCCAGGAGACTCTGTGACTCTAAACTGTACAATAAACACTGGGACCTGTGAAGGAGAACACAGTGTCTATTGGTTCAGACATGACTCAGGAGAATCTCCTCCAGGAATCATTTATACCAATGGAGACAGGAGTGGTCAGTGTATGAAGAGCCCTGAGTCTTGGTCTCctacacagagctgtgtctacAACCTCCCCAAGAGGAACCTCAGCCTCTCTGATACTGGGACTTACTACTGTGCTGTGGCTTCATGTGGAGAGATACTGTTTGGGAATGGAACCAAGCTCGACATTCAAG ACCCATTGGGCAATCAGGTTAATTCTCTACTCTTCATCGTTATTTCTTTCCTGACAACTGCTGTGATTCTGAGTGTGATTATCAACGTTATATTCTGTATGAGAATGAAGAGGTCACAATGTGAACACTGTGCAGGTACAGTAGATTATATTCTGTATGAGAATGAAGAGGTCACAATGTGA